One genomic window of Leptolyngbya sp. CCY15150 includes the following:
- a CDS encoding tetratricopeptide repeat protein translates to AREIGDRQGEGNTLGNLGIAYNSLGQYERAIEFHQHSLTIAREIGDRAGEGRALCGLGNAYTNLGQYERAIDLYQQYLAIAQEIGNRQGESAALGNLGIAYTSLGQYERVINFHQQALIISREIGDRQGEGQDLGNLGTTYESLGDYDQAVNYANQHLTVAREIGDRRGEGAGLRELGVALLKQELTTKALENLQAALNIFQEVKSRNDEAEALKNLAELHQALGAVAVAQQYCEQALALATELGIPLKTECEALLSDLGKSNDC, encoded by the coding sequence TCGCGCGGGAGATTGGCGATCGCCAGGGAGAAGGCAATACTTTAGGCAATCTGGGGATTGCGTACAACAGTCTGGGTCAGTATGAGCGTGCGATCGAATTCCATCAGCACTCCCTGACGATCGCACGGGAGATTGGCGATCGCGCGGGAGAAGGCCGTGCTTTATGCGGTCTGGGAAATGCGTACACCAATCTGGGTCAGTATGAGCGTGCAATCGACCTCTATCAGCAATACCTGGCGATCGCGCAGGAGATTGGCAATCGCCAGGGAGAAAGCGCTGCTTTAGGCAATCTGGGGATTGCGTACACCAGTCTGGGTCAGTATGAGCGTGTAATCAACTTCCATCAGCAAGCATTGATTATTAGTCGAGAGATTGGCGATCGCCAGGGAGAAGGACAAGACCTCGGCAATCTGGGGACTACCTATGAAAGCCTGGGAGATTATGACCAAGCGGTTAACTATGCTAATCAACATTTAACTGTTGCCCGTGAGATTGGTGATCGACGAGGTGAAGGGGCAGGGTTGCGCGAATTGGGAGTTGCTTTGTTGAAGCAAGAATTGACAACTAAAGCATTAGAGAATTTGCAAGCTGCTCTCAACATTTTTCAAGAAGTTAAAAGTCGAAATGATGAAGCCGAAGCCCTCAAAAATCTGGCAGAGCTGCATCAAGCTTTGGGTGCGGTGGCGGTGGCGCAGCAGTATTGTGAGCAGGCATTGGCGTTAGCTACAGAGTTAGGCATTCCCCTCAAAACCGAGTGTGAGGCATTGCTGTCAGACTTAGGAAAAAGCAATGACTGCTGA